One window from the genome of Hydra vulgaris chromosome 02, alternate assembly HydraT2T_AEP encodes:
- the LOC100197591 gene encoding CD151 antigen isoform X2: MGKRACISLSCVKTWFMVFAAILWLCAAGIFGVGIWTLIAKNEYETLLGSVTYVTTVGLMIAGGLFAMFVCIFGIFGAIRESRFMVLGFFLMITIVCLIELVGGIMAYVYKGEVQNQVKRSLNVTIATNYGLPGNEKKTKAIDRLQINYKCCGDVDYKSWERSSWAKKNESNILVPDSCCITPSENCGRRVHPSNIWRNDLEDKTLGCFSALESYLLNHLFIIAAVSVASGMAQVICIVLSMWLYRLIVEFR, translated from the exons TTATGTGCTGCTGGTATATTTGGTGTTGGTATTTGGACTTTGATCGCAAAGAATGAATATGAAACATTACTTGGTAGTGTTACATATGTTACAACTGTAGGTTTAATGATCGCTGGTGGTTTATTTGCAATGTTTGTATGCATATTTGGAATTTTTGGAGCTATCCGTGAAAGCAGGTTCATGGTTCTTGGG ttttttctcaTGATCACCATTGTTTGCTTGATTGAACTTGTGGGTGGAATCATGGCTTATGTGTACAAAGGAGaa gTTCAAAATCAGGTGAAAAGAAGTTTAAATGTAACAATAGCAACCAATTATGGTTTACCAGGCAACGAAAAGAAAACAAAGGCCATTGATCGACTCCAAATAAAT TACAAATGTTGTGGAGATGTTGATTATAAAAGTTGGGAACGATCTTCATGggctaaaaaaaatgaaagcaatATTTTAGTACCTGACTCTTGTTGTATTACTCCAAGCGAAAATTGTGGCCGGCGAGTGCACCCTTCTAATATATGGAGGAATGATTTGGAG GATAAAACCCTGGGTTGCTTTAGCGCATTGGAAAGTTACCTGCTTAACCACTTGTTTATAATTGCAGCAGTGAGTGTTGCTTCCGGAATGGCacag GTTATATGCATTGTGCTATCCATGTGGCTGTATCGCCTTATTGTAGAatttcgttaa
- the LOC136075994 gene encoding uncharacterized protein LOC136075994 — MVRNYVRKTQRGATNDRIKSALDVIKMGCSLKNVASEFSINKKTLQRHRDGKVKVAGGLSLGGKFPVFSKEFELKVVTQVQIIETALFGLTTIDVCHLAYDFAKQMGIDNPFNKESKMAGVDWLRGFMPRNPQLSIRTPQATSISRAIGFNKPKVNQFFSVYKSLFEEHKFSPKQLWNMDETGITNVHKPGKIIATKGKRQVSKITSGERGATVTVVCAMSASGTYVPPLFIFPRKRMTDRLAVGAPSGSIIRVSSSGWTDSSLFIEWLTHFVAVTHASKTNEQLIVLDGHHSHKTLEAINFCRDNGIHLITLPPYCTHKMQPLDRTFFKPLKVGYNTAASNWM, encoded by the coding sequence atggTGAGAAATTATGTGCGAAAAACACAGAGAGGTGCAACAAATGATAGAATAAAGTCAGCATTAGATGTAATAAAGATGGGCTGCAGTCTAAAGAATGTTGCATCAGaatttagtattaataaaaaaacattacaacgTCATCGAGATGGAAAAGTAAAAGTAGCTGGTGGTTTGTCTCTGGGTGGAAAATTTCCTGTTTTTAGTAAAGAATTTGAATTAAAGGTTGTTACACAAGTTCAGATTATAGAAACAGCATTATTTGGCTTGACAACAATAGATGTGTGTCACCTAGCATATGATTTTGCTAAGCAAATGGGAATCGATAATCCTTTTAATAAAGAGTCAAAAATGGCAGGAGTGGATTGGCTGCGAGGATTCATGCCTCGCAATCCACAACTTTCTATTCGAACTCCACAAGCCACCAGTATAAGCAGAGCCATTGGCTTCAATAAACCAAAAGtaaatcagtttttttcagTATACAAGTCATTATTTGAGGAACATAAGTTTTCACCCAAACAGCTCTGGAATATGGATGAAACTGGAATCACAAATGTCCATAAGCCAGGAAAAATAATTGCAACGAAAGGCAAACGACAAGTTTCGAAAATAACTAGTGGAGAAAGAGGTGCTACTGTGACAGTTGTGTGTGCAATGAGTGCAAGTGGCACTTATGTCCCACCCTTATTTATATTTCCCCGTAAGCGAATGACTGATAGGCTGGCTGTTGGTGCACCTTCAGGCTCAATTATTAGAGTTAGCTCCAGTGGATGGACTGATTCATCTTTATTCATTGAATGGTTAACACATTTTGTTGCTGTGACTCATGCATCTAAAACTAATGAGCAATTAATTGTACTTGATGGTCATCACAGTCACAAAACACTTGAGGCCATTAACTTTTGTCGTGACAATGGGATCCATCTCATAACTCTTCCACCTTATTGTACACACAAGATGCAACCTTTAGATCgtacattttttaaaccattgaAAGTTGGCTACAATACAGCAGCAAGCAACTGGATGTAA
- the LOC105844769 gene encoding uncharacterized protein LOC105844769: MKLKQMFPLTSIFFLIIILYFNQRINLELFSHKFSVNFPSCTNTFDISDGKWIFRSKLKSEDLNERTRLDEEIRLSMNWPKLLFRNDSRCGAQFPLYNYQLLAQCNPNSDKPCCNQVSGVCGQGDEYCNCDNCTDFRSTIAAELGVWKPNACYFNYQSYNDTCSLFLKKEISMLFVGDSLIRQIYTVMLMILTNNYFNGSIPVYASEKDKFTCTGEHQVTNKDCSVRVVAQNSAELPLHALCNGANVTIKMIQDYNHKLVPEVYSAINKTISQENNWIIAGVGLHYQLNFENMKSVYLDPLWELLNSSLNAWPKLIWFDIHGTFGFLRMRTAAMNEEIVTFNKKIQQYWEHRNVTVVKTFNFSQNLRSYDGRHYGVGFNELKAQLILHLLKNQL; encoded by the exons ATGAAGCTAAAGCAAATGTTTCCTTTaacatctatattttttttaataattattttatatttcaatcaacgcataaatttagaattattttcGCATAAATTTTCCGTCAATTTTCCGTCATGCACAAACACTTTTGATATTAGCGACGGAAAATGGATTTTTCGAAGCAAGTTGAAAAGTGAAGATTTGAACGAAAGGACACGCTTGGATGAAGAAATACGTTTAAGTATGAACTGGCCAAAGTTATTGTTCAGAAATGACTCAAG ATGCGGTGCTCAATTTCCATTATACAATTATCAATTACTTGCTCAGTGTAACCCTAATAGCGACAAACCATGCTGTAACCAAGTATCCGGAGTATGTGGCCAAGGTGATGAGTATTGTAACTGTGATAACTGCACAGATTTTAGATCTACCATTGCAGCAGAACTTGGTGTGTGGAAACCAAACGCATGCTATTTCAACTACCAATCATATAATGATACATGCAGTTTGTTTTTGAAGAAGGAAATAAGCATGTTGTTTGTCG gagaTTCTTTAATCCGACAAATTTATACAGTGATGCTAATGATATTAACTAATAACTACTTTAACGGAAGCATTCCTGTTTATGCTAGTGAAAAGGATAAATTTACGTGCACCGGGGAACATCAAGTTACCAATAAAGATTGTAGTGTAAGAGTTGTTGCTCAAAACAGTGCAGAGCTTCCTTTACACGCTCTTTGTAACGGAGCTAATGTTACAATAAAAATGATACAAGATTACAATCACAAACTAGTTCCGGAGGTTTACAGTGCAATCAATAAAACAATATCTCAAGAAAACAATTGGATTATTGCAGGAGTTGGTTTACATTATCAGTTAAACTTCGAAAATATGAAAAGTGTTTATTTAGATCCTTTGTGGGAATTATTAAATTCTTCTTTAAACGCTTGGCCAAAATTGATTTGGTTTGATATTCATGGAACATTTGGCTTTTTACGCATGCGTACAGCAGCAATGAATGAAGAAATTGTGACTTTCAATAAAAAGATTCAACAATATTGGGAACATAGAAATGTGACcgttgttaaaacttttaattttagtcaAAACCTTCGAAGTTATGATGGCAGACATTATGGTGTAGGCTTTAACGAGCTAAAGGCTCAATTGATACTGCACTTACTAAAAAATCAGctataa
- the LOC105844771 gene encoding zinc finger protein 510 isoform X2, translated as MNSEEVRIRKTILDSFLFQNQDQHEDSFLFQNQDHHEDSKNFMIESSTLLQEFSKKKASEKFGVPLQTERADEKNDYSFDFKTYLNSLPSYRSNSSRVANTQKTFDNTNSLYSTLPKQHSEKYATLNKVCILQNYKNKTDENTLNAYFKKSPKSSNRRLEECNKILLKQFPKYLDNRCVNDRSLDKKYEEKKHFIEKYDGNMHSAESYINDKKHTKFIDECLTLSGKKNKREHESNESDELVNKKIIYQPIYILPSSISNDVLESGQIVSSSRVETLKFQLPNNMHSMLTTSKTGTIKQINSESAKKRSFVCHLCGKAYCRKYVLKIHMRTHSGEKPLLCNVCGKRFSDPSNMKKHAKLHGEEDSKYNCKLCGKHFGRRRGLRNHVMSWHKGEIRDIFSGDDEKIRDVQQCH; from the coding sequence ATGAACTCAGAAGAAGTAAGGATAAGGAAAACAATTCTCGACTcgtttttgtttcaaaatcaaGATCAACACGAAGACTcgtttttgtttcaaaatcaaGATCACCATgaagattcaaaaaattttatgattgaATCTTCAACGCTTTTACaagaatttagtaaaaaaaaggcTTCTGAAAAGTTCGGTGTACCATTACAAACTGAAAGAGCCGATGAAAAAAATGACTATTCATTCGATTTCAAAACCTATCTTAATTCCTTACCAAGTTATCGAAGTAACTCGAGTCGTGTAGCGAATACTCAAAAAACGTTTGATAATACAAACTCACTCTACTCTACTCTACCGAAACAGCATTCTGAAAAGTACGCAACTTTGAATAAAGTTTGcatattacaaaattacaaaaataagaccgatgaaaatactttaaatgcttattttaaaaagtctccCAAAAGTAGTAACAGGAGGTTAGAAGAATGCAAtaagattcttttaaaacaatttccgAAGTATCTAGATAATAGATGCGTCAACGACAGATCGCTTGATAAGAAATACGaagagaaaaaacattttattgaaaaatacgATGGAAATATGCACTCTGCTGAAAGCTACATTAATGATAAGAAGCATACAAAATTTATAGACGAATGTTTAACTTTATCggggaaaaaaaataaacgcGAGCATGAAAGCAACGAATCCGATGAACTggttaataaaaagataatttaccAACCAATATATATTCTCCCATCTAGCATTAGTAATGATGTACTTGAATCGGGCCAAATAGTTTCAAGCTCTCGGGTTGAAACATTGAAATTTCAATTACCGAATAACATGCACTCTATGTTGACAACTTCCAAAACCGGAACTATAAAGCAAATTAATTCAGAATCAGCAAAAAAACGGAGTTTTGTTTGTCATTTATGCGGTAAAGCGTATTGCCGTAAATACGTGCTTAAAATACACATGAGAACACATTCCGGTGAAAAGCCACTTTTATGCAACGTATGTGGTAAGCGGTTTAGTGACCCCAGCAACATGAAAAAACATGCTAAATTACACGGCGAAGAAGATTCCAAATATAATTGTAAACTGTGCGGAAAACATTTTGGAAGAAGACGTGGTTTAAGAAACCACGTTATGTCATGGCATAAAGGAGAGATAAGAGATATTTTTAGCGGCGACGATGAGAAAATACGTGACGTGCAACAATGCCATTAA